In Porites lutea chromosome 7, jaPorLute2.1, whole genome shotgun sequence, a single window of DNA contains:
- the LOC140943355 gene encoding adenosine receptor A3-like has product MAQTNFSEDSLKKLQELYNYCLAELVGRIRNQLIVLSGINVLFSITAFVGNSLILVALRKENSLYPPSKHLLRSLATTDLCVGLIVEPLAVTFWMSLVYERWGICRFVLTVDTVASYMLCLASLFTLTAISLDRLLALILGLRYRQIVTLRRSFIVVSVLWFVSTFVATMYVWNPSIAEWCTYIFVPLCLVSSIFSYSKIYLNVNHQQIQVQEHQGRAIPLNVARYKRALNSALWLQLTLIACYLPYNIARALLTKRGLSPDGFIAKDFALTLLYVNSTINPFLYCWKIREVRQAVKDMIRQLKCSSSSSI; this is encoded by the coding sequence ATGGCACAAACAAATTTTAGCGAAGATAGcttgaaaaaacttcaagaacTGTATAACTACTGCTTGGCAGAATTAGTCGGAAGGATACGCAACCAACTGATAGTTCTTTCAGGGATTAACGTTCTTTTTTCCATTACAGCATTCGTAGGGAATTCTCTGATTCTTGTTGCTCTTCGCAAAGAGAATTCCCTTTATCCGCCGTCCAAACACCTTCTTCGTTCACTCGCTacaactgatctctgtgttggccTCATTGTGGAGCCTCTTGCAGTTACCTTTTGGATGTCTTTGGTGTATGAACGATGGGGTATATGTCGCTTTGTACTAACTGTAGACACTGTCGCAAGCTATATGTTGTGTTTAGCGTCTTTATTTACGCTGACTGCAATAAGCCTGGACAGACTCCTTGCTCTTATCctggggctcagatacagacagATTGTAACTTTGAGGCGAAGTTTTATAGTTGTAAGTGTACTTTGGTTTGTGTCTACTTTCGTTGCAACGATGTACGTTTGGAATCCTTCTATAGCTGAATGGTGTACCTATATATTTGTACCATTGTGTCTAGTCAGCTCTATTTTCTCGTACTCAAAAATCTACTTGAATGTGAATCACCAACAAATTCAAGTCCAAGAGCATCAGGGCCGAGCGATTCCACTTAACGTTGCGCGGTATAAAAGGGCATTAAACAGTGCGTTGTGGCTACAATTGACCTTAATTGCCTGCTATCTGCCTTATAATATAGCAAGGGCGTTGTTGACGAAGAGAGGGCTGTCTCCCGATGGTTTCATCGCTAAGGATTTTGCTTTAACTCTGCTTTACGTAAACTCGACTATAAACCCATTCCTCTATTgctggaagatcagagaagtaaGGCAAGCAGTGAAGGACATGATAAGGCAACTAAAATGCTCATCAAGTTCATCGATATAA